The stretch of DNA GTCCTATCGACGTAGAACGACTGGACGGGTTCGGCGTCGGACGATACGAAGACGACGGGAGAGTCTGGAGTCAGTCGGCGGCGTGGGCGTGTTCGCCGCGCTCCCCGTCGCCGACGGAGTCAGAACGGTGGAGCCAGTAGAGGACCAGGAACAACACCGTCGCGAGCACGTTCAGGACCAGCTTGTAGTTCATCTCGATCTCTACCGCGGCGATCTGGACGCTCGACGCGGGCGGGACGAGCCCCGCACCGAGGAACACGAAGTGAACGACGACCCCGGTGAGGACCGCCGAGACGAAGATCATCCCCGAGAGGACCGCCGCGAATTTGGTCCCGTAGTACTCCCGGTAGGCGTCCATGATCGGCGGGACGATGAGGTCGGCGAAGATGTACGAGAGCACCGACCCGAACGGCAGCCCGTTGGCGTAGAGGACGGCACCGAAGGGGACGTTCCCGACCGAACAGACGAACGTCGCGACGCCGATGACGGCACCCAGTGCCGCGGTCCAGACGACGTAGACCGGGAGGCCGAACGTGGGGCCGGAGAACACGGAGGTCCAGACGTGTTCCGGGACGAAACCGGCGATCAGGCCGGCGAAGACGAAGCCGATGGCGATCTCGTCCCAGAGCATCCCCCACTCCGACCACTGCTTGTCGGCGAGTGCCTTCCACCCGGACAGCGTAGTCGCCTGCTCCCGGATGGTCGGGTTGGCCTCCTCCGGGTCGAAGCTGTCCTTGCAGGACTCCGAGCAGAAGTAGTAGGTCCCCCCGTCGTGTTCGGTGGAGTGGTCGGCCTCGTCGGGGTCGAGTTCCATCCCACAGACGGGGTCCTGGACCGTCGCGTCCCCGGCGTCCTGAACGTTCTCGCGGGCCTGCTCGACGACCTCGTCGGGCGTGAGGTAGACGAACCCGACGGCCATCAGGCCGATGAGCAGGAAGCCGCCGACGACGTCGGCGACGAGGAACTGCCAGCCCAACAGGAGGTAGATGACGATGCCGATCTCGACGACCAGGTTCGTCGACGCGAACATGAACGCGCCGAGCGTGGCCGCGGCGGACCCGCCCTTCTTGAAGAGGTTCTTCGCCGTGGCGATGGCGCTGTAGGAACACGACGAGGAAACGAACCCGAACAGAGAGCCGTAGCCCAGCTCCCGGAGGCCGTGGCCCTCGAGCAGGTCCGAGACCTTCTCGTCTGAGGTCCAGGCCTCGACGCCGCCGGCGATGGCGAACCCGACGACGAGCGCCCACCACGTGATCCAGGCCATCGCCGCCGTCGTCGTGAGGAACTGGCGCGTGCTCTCGACGAAGAACGACACCAGCGGCTTCGACGTCGTGACGACACCGAGTGCGACCGTCGCGAGCGCGACGACCGCGAGGATCGCGTACTCCTTTCTCTCCATACGTGGCCACTTGGGGTTCGACGTTTTCCGGACCTTCGGCTAACACACTCCGGCCGAGACGGGGGCGGAACTTTCCGTCGGCAACTGATCGCCGACGGACAGACCGGACTCCGAAGCGGGTCGCCGAGGTCGGCGGATCCGTCGCCGCCCGTGGTTCGGGCTTCCCGCGGCTCGCGAGCGAGCGGTCTCGATCTGCCGGTACCGTGTTCGACGGCGCTGCCGGGAAAACAACGGCGGTCGGCGGTCCACTGCCGGGGTCGGGCCGCCCGGCAGCGGCGGGACGGGGCCGCCCCGCGAGGCGGGGCTACGACGTCGACGTGACCGACGCGTCGCGCATCTCCGCGAGGTCCTCGCGGACGGCCTCGGCGACGACCCGCCCGAGTCGGACCGGGACGGCGTTGCCGACGATCTTGAGCTGCGTGCTCTTGGGGCCCTGGAACTCGTAGTCGTCGGGGAACGTCTGCAGGATCGCACACTCCCGGACGGTGCCGACGCGGTCCTCGGTCGGGTGGATGAACGGGGCGTTGTGGTTCTCCTTGACCGTGAACGCGGGCTCGTCGGGCTCGAGCCGCCGCCAGCTGTCGCCGAAGCTCTCGTAGAGGCTGTCGCCGTGGTCGACCTCGGCGATGCGCTCGACCATGTCGTCGCTGTGGTCGGTCGTCTCGTGGTTGGGCAGCCCCTCGATCTCCTTCTCGACGAGGGCCTCGCGGACGGTGACGTAGGGCTCGAGGGCCGCACTCGAGAGGGTCGTCTGCTCGGACGGTCGGTGGGTCCGGTCGGGGAACGTCGGTACCTCGCCGTCCGCCCGGCCGACGAAGACGACGCGCCGGCGCGCCTGCGGGACGCCGTAGTCGGCGGCGTTGAGCGTCTCGTGTTTCACCGAGTAGCCGATCTCCTCGTAGCGCTGGTGGATCTTCCGGACGACGTCGCCGTCCTCCATCGACTTGATGCCGGGGACGTTCTCCATCACGAACACGTCGGGTTCGACGTGGGCGACGTGGTCGATAAACGACCCGACCAGGGAGTTCCGCTCGTCCTCGGGGTCGCGCTTGCCGGCGATGCTGAACCCCTTGCACGGCGGCCCGCCGACGACCACGTCGACGGCGTCCGTGTCGATGTCGTGGTCGTCGTAGAACGCGGCGGGGTCGACCTCGCCCAGGTCCGCCTGGATCGCCAGCGAGTCCTCGTGGTTGTGCTCGAACGTCGGGAGGAAGTCCTCGTTGACGTCGACGCCGGCGACGACGTCGTAACCGGCCTGCTCGAAGCCCGTCGAGAGCCCGCCGCCGCCACAGAAGAGGTCGAGCACCGCGGCGACCGCGTCCTCGTCGGCAGTTGCCCCGTCCATCGTTGTGTCTTGGTCGACAGTCACTCGCTGGCGGTATAATCTCTTGCGGTTGCGCGAGCCGGCGGCCGGTCCCGCGTGGTCACTGCGACGCCGCGTCGAGGTGCTCGTTGACCGCCTCGCGCCACTCGTGGGGGTTGTACCAGCCACACCCCTCGCAGCCGACGTCGTCCTCGTACTCCCGGCCGCCCTCGTAGTAGAAGTCGATACCGAAGAAGGCGGGCCGCTCGCCGGTCTCGACGCACTGCTCGCACTTGCGGCTCTTGAGGAGGTTGTTCTTGCCCGAGAGGAGCTGGAAGTGCGCCCGGACCTCCTCGTCGCTCATCGACTCGTAGTCGAAGTCCTCCGGTTCCGCCCAGCGGATGCGCGGCCGCCGGTGGTCGACCTCGGGGGTCCCGCCGGGACTCGACAGGTCGAAGGCGTCCCGGCCGTCGTACAGCTCCCGGACGCGCCGCTTGAACGACTCGGGCATCTCCTGGCGCGTGATGGGCTTGGAGCTGGGGAACGGGTACTTGAGCTGGCGGTGAGTCGTCTTCTCCCCGCAGGTGTCACAGTAGCGGCGGTCGTACTCGCCGCGGCCGCCGGTGGTGCTGACGAACTCGAACCCCTCGTCGCGGAAGTCCCGGATGTACGCGGCCGGCTGGGAGCCGGAGAGCTCACACTCCGAGCAGTGCCACTCGCAGTCGGCGAGCACGTCGAAGGTCCGGCCCTTCTTGGTGCTCGTCGAGGAGGGGTTCCAGTCCTCGACGAGGACGAACTCGGCGGCCCGCTCGCCCCACTCGGTGAGCGCGAGCCGGTCGCCGTCGCGGGTCAGCAGTTCCTGTTCGAGTCCGACCTCCAGCAGTTCCCGGAGTCGCTCGTCGGCCAGGCCGGTCTCGTCGCGGAGCTCGGCGACGGTCGCGTCGCCGTCCGAGAGCCGGTCGAAGAGCCGCTGCCGGGCGTCGTCCTGTCGAAGCTCGTCGATGTATTGCGCCGTCTCGTCGTCCATCGTCTCTCGCCGTCCCCAGCGAGGGTGTCGAGGACTATAAATCGACCCGGTAGCTCGGGGGTCGAGCGGGCACCGTCCCACCGCGGCCACGGTCCGCCGACGCCGTGCGTGCGAAGGCTCTAAGAGAGAGGCTGCGGGAGTGTCGGGTGATGGAAACGCGGCACCGCGTCGTCGTCGACGACTCGCGCCAGCTCCCGCTGCCCGACGACTCCGTCGAACTGGTCGTCACGTCCCCGCCGTACCCGATGATCGAGATGTGGGACGACGTGTTCGCGGCGCTGGACCCGTCGGTCGGCGAGGCGCTGGACGCGGCGGAGGGGCGGCGGGCCTTCGAACTGATGCACGAGGTGCTGGCCGACGTCTGGGCGGAGGTCGAGCGCGTCCTCGTCGACGGCGGTATCGCCTGTGTCAACGTCGGTGACGCGACCCGCAGTGTCGACGGGAGCTTCCGGGTCTACCAGAACCACGCCCGCGTCGTCGACGCGTTCGAGTCGCTGGGCTTCGAACCGCTGCCCGAGATCCTGTGGCGCAAGCCGGCCAACTCCGGCGCGAAGTTCATGGGCTCGGGGATGGTGCCGCCCAACGCCTACGTCACGCTTGAACACGAGTACGTCCTCGTGTTCCGCAACGGGACCGAGTCGCGGTCGTTCGAGCCGGGGGCCGACAGACGCTACGAGGCGGCGTACTTCTGGGAGGAGCGCAACAGGTGGTTCAGCGACGTCTGGGCGGACGTCCGCGGCGAGCACCAGACGCTTTCGCGCGACGACCTCCGGGACCGGTCGGCGGCCTACCCCTTCGAGATCCCCTACCGCCTGATCAACATGTACAGCGTCTACGGCGACGCGGTGCTGGACCCGTTCTGGGGGACCGGTACCACCTCGCTGGCGGCGCTGGTCGCCGGCCGGAACTCCGTCGGCGTCGAGCGCGAGCGGGAGTTCACGCGGGTGTTCGACGAGCGCGTGGCCGAGGCCCCGTCGCTCTCGCGGTCGGTGGTCGCGGACCGGCTCGCGGCCCACGAGTCGTTCGTCGCGGACCGGCGCGCGGACGGCGAGACGTTCGACTACGAGTCCGAGACCTACGGCTTCCCGGTGACGACGAGCCAGGAGACCGACCTCCGACTGTACACGGTCGAGTCCGTCGCGGAGGCCGACGACGGGTACCGCGCCGTCCACGCGCCGGTCGAGCAGGTGCCCGCCGACGCGGCGGAGACGGACCCCCAGTAGTCAGCCCGGCCGGTCGTCCGTGACCGTGAGGACCGGCGTATCACTGAGCCGGACGACGCGTTCGGCGACGCTCCCGAGGACGTACCGTTCGAGCCCCGACCGGCCGTGGGTCCCGAGCACGAGGCAGTCGACGGCGTGCTCCTCGGCGTAGTCGAGGATGGCGCGGTACGGGACGCCGCGGAGGACCGACGCCTCGACGGTCGAGACGGCGTCGGGAGCGCGGTCGACCGCCGACTGGATCGCCCGCTCGCCGGCCGTTTCGAGTTCGTCCAGGACGGTCCCCGGGGCGAGGTCCCCCGGCGGGACCGTGGCGTCGACGACGTGGACGACGTGCAGCGTCGCGTCCATCGCGGCCGCGAGGTCGGCCCCGCGGTCGGCGGCGACCGCCGAGCAGTCGCTCCCGTCGGTCGCCACCAGGACCGACTCGAAGGGGAGCCGCAGTTCCGTCCCCTCGTGGACCGTCAGTACGGGCATCGGCGCGGTCCGGAGGGTCCGCTCGGCGACGCTGCCGAGGACGAACCGGTCCAGGCCGGTGCGGCCGTAGGTCCCCATCACGATACAGTCGACGCCGTGTTCGGTGGCGTAGGCGACCAGGAGGTCGTGGGTCGCGCCGGTCGCCTCCAGCACCGTGCCCGTGGCGTCGACGCCCGCCTCGCGTGCCCGGTCGATGGCGTCCGTGACGGCGGTCTCGCCGCGGTGGGCGAGCGCACCGGCGGCCTCGTCCTCGACGCCCGGCGGGAGCTCGGAGGGCTCCAGCGCGTGGACGACGTGCAACTCGGCGTCGAAACGGTCGGCGAGTGCGATCCCGGCGTCGACGGCCGCGTCGGCGACGCCGCTGCCGTCGGTCGGGACCAGTAGCGTGTCGAACACGGTCCTTCTGTGTGAGAGTCGTGTCGCGGAGACAATAAATCGGCGGGGCGGCGGGGTCGCTCAGAACAGCTCGCCGATCTGGCGGTGCATCTCGTCGATGCTCCCGGAGTTGTCGACGACCAGGTCCGCGTCCGCCGGCGGGTCGAACTCCGCGCTGAGCTCCTCGTAGACGCGGGTGTCGGCCTCGCTGGGGTCGTCGGTCCGGTTCCGGATGCGCTCGCGGGCGACCGACTCCTCGCAGGTGACCCAGACGAGCGCGCCCGAGCGGGCGTGCTTCCCGGCGATGGTCTCGGCTCGTCGGCGGTGGTCGGGGGTCTTGAACGTCCCGTCGAGGACGACCGACTCGCCCTCCGCGAGGCGAGCGCGGGCGCGCTCGAACAGCGCGCCGTAGACGAGCCAGACCTCCGCGTCCTCGTAGGTCGGGTCCTCGACGACGTCGGTCCGGACGGTGTCGGTCCGTAGCAGCGTCGCGTCGAGACGCGACGCGATCTCCTCGGCCGTCGTGGACTTCCCGACGCCGGGGAGCCCACAGACGGTCACCAGCCACTGCTCGCTGCCCGACTCGGTGGTGTGAGCGGTGTCTGACACGGTCGGCAACGTCCGGAGTCACGCGTCCCCAACACTTAGGTTGTTTCATCGGGCCCGTCGGCGACGGCGGAGCCGATGACGGGCGGGACAGCTACGAACCGGTCCCGTCGGAACCGGTGTCGGCGTCGTCGGCCCGCCCGGGCGCGTCGCCGTTCGCGAGGAACGTCAGGAGGTTGCCGACGAAGGCCTCGTTGTCGGCGTCGTAGACCTCTGACCGGGTGACGAGAGAGGTGTCGGCGACGAAGACGAGGTTCTCCGTCCGGGCGACGGTCGGGAACTGCCCCGTGCGGCGAGTCCGCAGTGTCCGGGTCCCCTCGACGGCCGTGTAGACCGGGCGCGCGGGCCCGTCGACCAGCGCGTAGCCGCCGGTGTCGAGCGTGACGGTGCCGGCACCGTCGGTCAGCGGGCCGCTCCCGGTCGGGGCGGTGTAGACGCTCTTGAAGTTGTTGTCGTTTCGGTCGTCGTCGATGTTGTACAGCACGTCCGACCCCATCCGGATGCCGTACGCCGACGTCAGGTCGTTGGCGGCGAACGAGACCGTCGGCGTCCCGTTCAGCGACCGGCCGGCGACGCGGGTCTGGGTCGGTTCCGCGAGGACGACGACGTGCCCGCCGGCCGCCGTGTACTCACGGACGGCCGCCCGTTCCCGGTCGGTGAACCCCTCGGTCGGCTGGACGAGCAGGAGGCCGGCGTGGCCGTCGAGGCGCTCGCCGAACGGCGGGCCGGTGGCGTTCGCGGCGGTCGTGTTGTTCGTGTATCGGAGTCGGTGTCCCGCGGCGAACAGCGCCCCCGCGAGCGGTTCGAGCTCGGCCGGTTCGACGGCGTTGTCGTGGGTGGTGTCGACCAGGATCTCCGCGTCGCCGGGCGCGACGGTGATCTCGCCCGTCTCCGGATCGACCGCCGGCTCGACCCGCTCCGGTTGGTACTGCGGCGGCGACTGGCCCTCGATGGTCGCACCGTCCGGCCGGCCGAGGTCGGCTCCGGCGACGAACCCGGCGGCGGCGACGACCCCCACCGCGAGCGCCACCAACACGATGTACGTCGCCAGCAGCGTGATCACGCGGCCCTCACCCATCGACGTACACCTCCCCGTCGTCGCTGTCGTTGGTCGGGACGCCCCAGACGGCGTAGTACTCGACGGGCTGGCGGAACTCCCCGTCGGAGTCGTCCTCGGCCGCGACGTAGACGACGTCCCCCTCGACGCGCCGGACGTCCTGACCGAGGACGACGACGTTGACCGGCCGCTGGGTGCCCAGGTATCTGACGTCGTACCGGTCGCCGTCGATGCCGTCTGCCCGTTCGGCGGCGATCGAGATGGCGGCGTTGACGTCGCCGATGCGGTCGGCGAAGCCGTTCCGGACCGCCTGCGTGCCGAGGAAGGTCCGGCCGCTGGCGATCTCGTTTCGCGACAGGGTGATCCGGTCGCCCCGGTGGGCGAGGACCGTCCCGACGAACGACCGCTGGAGCCGCTCGATGTCGGCCCGGAGCCCGTCGACGCTGATCTGTGCCTTGTCCGGGCCCGAGCGGACGAACTGCTCCTGTGTCTCGGCGTCCCGTTCGATGGCGCTCAGGGGGGCCTGGACGACGACGCCGATGCTGCCGACGGTCGAACTCGGCTTGACGACGATCTCGTCGGCGGGGACGATACCGTAGTAGCCGCCGCTGGCCGCGAGCCCCTCGACGTAGGCGACGACGGGCATCTCCTGGGCGGTCCGGTTGACCGCGAGGTAGAACTCCTCGCTGGCGTCGACCGGCCCGCCGGGGCTGTCGATCCGGATCACGACCGCGCCGACGGAGTCGTTGGAGCGGAGCTGGCGGAGCTGGCGGGTGACGGCGTTGACGTTGGCGTCGGTGGTCCCACCTCGCAGCGTGACGACGGCGACGCTCTGTCGGTCGCTGACGCCGCTGGTCGCGAGCCCCCAGACGACCGGCCCGACGGTGACGGCGGTCACGATCGCGGCGGTGACGACGACGACGAACGAGGCCGTCCTGGCCGATGAACTGCGCATACCTGTTGTACGTGGTCGCTCGGATCCGCCGCGGAATAGCTTTGGGATGGCGGCGACCGCGAGCCGATCAGAACAGGCGCTCGAAGAGCCCGCGGCGCTGGTGTTTCTCCGCCAGCAGCACCGAACAGTCGACGTGGTCGGCCACGTCGAGGACCAGCGACCCGCT from Haloarcula litorea encodes:
- a CDS encoding DUF4350 domain-containing protein; this translates as MGEGRVITLLATYIVLVALAVGVVAAAGFVAGADLGRPDGATIEGQSPPQYQPERVEPAVDPETGEITVAPGDAEILVDTTHDNAVEPAELEPLAGALFAAGHRLRYTNNTTAANATGPPFGERLDGHAGLLLVQPTEGFTDRERAAVREYTAAGGHVVVLAEPTQTRVAGRSLNGTPTVSFAANDLTSAYGIRMGSDVLYNIDDDRNDNNFKSVYTAPTGSGPLTDGAGTVTLDTGGYALVDGPARPVYTAVEGTRTLRTRRTGQFPTVARTENLVFVADTSLVTRSEVYDADNEAFVGNLLTFLANGDAPGRADDADTGSDGTGS
- a CDS encoding S49 family peptidase, translating into MRSSSARTASFVVVVTAAIVTAVTVGPVVWGLATSGVSDRQSVAVVTLRGGTTDANVNAVTRQLRQLRSNDSVGAVVIRIDSPGGPVDASEEFYLAVNRTAQEMPVVAYVEGLAASGGYYGIVPADEIVVKPSSTVGSIGVVVQAPLSAIERDAETQEQFVRSGPDKAQISVDGLRADIERLQRSFVGTVLAHRGDRITLSRNEIASGRTFLGTQAVRNGFADRIGDVNAAISIAAERADGIDGDRYDVRYLGTQRPVNVVVLGQDVRRVEGDVVYVAAEDDSDGEFRQPVEYYAVWGVPTNDSDDGEVYVDG
- a CDS encoding permease, giving the protein MERKEYAILAVVALATVALGVVTTSKPLVSFFVESTRQFLTTTAAMAWITWWALVVGFAIAGGVEAWTSDEKVSDLLEGHGLRELGYGSLFGFVSSSCSYSAIATAKNLFKKGGSAAATLGAFMFASTNLVVEIGIVIYLLLGWQFLVADVVGGFLLIGLMAVGFVYLTPDEVVEQARENVQDAGDATVQDPVCGMELDPDEADHSTEHDGGTYYFCSESCKDSFDPEEANPTIREQATTLSGWKALADKQWSEWGMLWDEIAIGFVFAGLIAGFVPEHVWTSVFSGPTFGLPVYVVWTAALGAVIGVATFVCSVGNVPFGAVLYANGLPFGSVLSYIFADLIVPPIMDAYREYYGTKFAAVLSGMIFVSAVLTGVVVHFVFLGAGLVPPASSVQIAAVEIEMNYKLVLNVLATVLFLVLYWLHRSDSVGDGERGEHAHAAD
- a CDS encoding DNA-methyltransferase, encoding METRHRVVVDDSRQLPLPDDSVELVVTSPPYPMIEMWDDVFAALDPSVGEALDAAEGRRAFELMHEVLADVWAEVERVLVDGGIACVNVGDATRSVDGSFRVYQNHARVVDAFESLGFEPLPEILWRKPANSGAKFMGSGMVPPNAYVTLEHEYVLVFRNGTESRSFEPGADRRYEAAYFWEERNRWFSDVWADVRGEHQTLSRDDLRDRSAAYPFEIPYRLINMYSVYGDAVLDPFWGTGTTSLAALVAGRNSVGVEREREFTRVFDERVAEAPSLSRSVVADRLAAHESFVADRRADGETFDYESETYGFPVTTSQETDLRLYTVESVAEADDGYRAVHAPVEQVPADAAETDPQ
- a CDS encoding DNA cytosine methyltransferase codes for the protein MDGATADEDAVAAVLDLFCGGGGLSTGFEQAGYDVVAGVDVNEDFLPTFEHNHEDSLAIQADLGEVDPAAFYDDHDIDTDAVDVVVGGPPCKGFSIAGKRDPEDERNSLVGSFIDHVAHVEPDVFVMENVPGIKSMEDGDVVRKIHQRYEEIGYSVKHETLNAADYGVPQARRRVVFVGRADGEVPTFPDRTHRPSEQTTLSSAALEPYVTVREALVEKEIEGLPNHETTDHSDDMVERIAEVDHGDSLYESFGDSWRRLEPDEPAFTVKENHNAPFIHPTEDRVGTVRECAILQTFPDDYEFQGPKSTQLKIVGNAVPVRLGRVVAEAVREDLAEMRDASVTSTS
- a CDS encoding AAA family ATPase — encoded protein: MSDTAHTTESGSEQWLVTVCGLPGVGKSTTAEEIASRLDATLLRTDTVRTDVVEDPTYEDAEVWLVYGALFERARARLAEGESVVLDGTFKTPDHRRRAETIAGKHARSGALVWVTCEESVARERIRNRTDDPSEADTRVYEELSAEFDPPADADLVVDNSGSIDEMHRQIGELF
- a CDS encoding universal stress protein; this translates as MFDTLLVPTDGSGVADAAVDAGIALADRFDAELHVVHALEPSELPPGVEDEAAGALAHRGETAVTDAIDRAREAGVDATGTVLEATGATHDLLVAYATEHGVDCIVMGTYGRTGLDRFVLGSVAERTLRTAPMPVLTVHEGTELRLPFESVLVATDGSDCSAVAADRGADLAAAMDATLHVVHVVDATVPPGDLAPGTVLDELETAGERAIQSAVDRAPDAVSTVEASVLRGVPYRAILDYAEEHAVDCLVLGTHGRSGLERYVLGSVAERVVRLSDTPVLTVTDDRPG